From the genome of Hymenobacter cellulosilyticus, one region includes:
- a CDS encoding glycoside hydrolase family 10 protein, producing MQQRNGINAVFVQVRPAADAFYQSELEPWSKWLTGQQGKAPSPAYDPLPFLIEEAHVRGMEFHAWFNPYRASMDSVTRRLAPNHPFKQHPEWFLRFGGKLLFNPGLPEVRNYITQVILDVVRRYDIDGVHFDDYFYPYPEPGLKIHDEVAFKQYNPDSLKLADWRRQNVNKLIAGLHDTIQGTKRWVKFGISPFGVWMNKSAHPEGSDTRAGQPSYANLYADSRLWLQEGWIDYIVPQLYWSTNFKLVPYATLLEWWTRNHFGRHLYIGQGAYRMLENTRSDTTWRNPRELPRQVRLNRSYPTEVSGSVFFSARSLMSNPLHTRDSLRQNLFRYPALVPTMPWLDAVPPRPAQNLVLTRAGAVTTLSWQPGPVAADGDVARYFVVYRFTKDQQPTPDDPRNIVALVQNHPGTAPMLVDTSAAPGTDYAYYLTAVDRLHNESTPVRVTTQGKAAEIIVAQAPTAAPTATPAPARPVPTPRPAVVQADAETATETKVKVKTKKRGFFARLFGKK from the coding sequence GTGCAGCAGCGCAATGGCATCAACGCCGTGTTTGTGCAGGTGCGGCCCGCCGCCGACGCCTTTTACCAGAGTGAGCTGGAGCCCTGGAGCAAGTGGCTGACCGGGCAGCAGGGCAAGGCGCCCAGCCCGGCCTACGACCCACTGCCGTTTCTGATTGAGGAAGCCCACGTCCGGGGCATGGAGTTTCACGCCTGGTTTAATCCCTACCGGGCCAGCATGGACTCCGTGACGCGCCGCTTGGCTCCCAACCACCCGTTTAAGCAGCACCCCGAGTGGTTTTTGCGCTTCGGCGGCAAGCTGCTCTTCAATCCCGGTTTGCCCGAAGTCCGCAACTACATTACCCAGGTCATTCTGGACGTGGTGCGCCGCTACGATATTGACGGGGTGCATTTCGACGACTACTTCTACCCGTACCCCGAGCCGGGCCTGAAAATCCATGACGAGGTGGCGTTTAAGCAGTACAATCCCGACAGCCTAAAGCTGGCCGACTGGCGGCGGCAGAACGTGAACAAGCTCATTGCCGGTCTCCACGACACGATTCAGGGCACCAAGCGCTGGGTGAAGTTCGGCATTTCGCCCTTCGGCGTCTGGATGAACAAGTCGGCCCACCCCGAGGGCTCCGACACCCGGGCCGGGCAGCCCAGCTACGCCAACCTCTACGCCGATTCCCGCCTCTGGCTGCAGGAAGGCTGGATTGACTACATCGTGCCCCAGCTGTATTGGAGCACCAACTTTAAGCTGGTGCCCTACGCCACGCTGCTGGAGTGGTGGACACGCAACCACTTTGGCCGCCACCTCTACATCGGGCAGGGCGCTTACCGCATGCTGGAAAACACCCGCTCCGACACGACCTGGCGCAACCCGCGCGAGTTGCCGCGGCAGGTGCGCCTCAACCGCTCGTACCCCACCGAAGTCAGCGGCAGCGTGTTTTTCAGTGCCCGCTCCCTGATGTCCAACCCGCTGCACACCCGCGACTCGCTGCGCCAGAATCTGTTTCGCTACCCAGCCCTGGTACCCACCATGCCCTGGCTCGATGCCGTGCCGCCCCGCCCAGCCCAGAACCTGGTGCTGACCCGGGCCGGCGCTGTTACGACCCTGAGCTGGCAGCCCGGCCCGGTGGCGGCCGATGGGGACGTGGCCCGCTACTTCGTGGTGTACCGCTTCACCAAAGACCAGCAGCCTACTCCCGACGACCCGCGCAACATCGTGGCCCTGGTGCAAAACCACCCCGGCACCGCGCCCATGCTGGTCGATACCAGTGCCGCGCCCGGCACCGACTACGCCTACTACCTCACGGCCGTGGACCGGCTGCACAACGAAAGCACTCCGGTGCGGGTGACCACCCAGGGCAAGGCGGCCGAAATCATCGTGGCCCAAGCGCCCACAGCCGCGCCGACGGCTACACCTGCGCCGGCGCGGCCGGTACCCACACCCCGTCCGGCGGTAGTGCAGGCCGACGCAGAAACCGCAACGGAGACCAAAGTGAAAGTCAAAACCAAGAAGCGCGGCTTTTTTGCCCGGTTGTTTGGTAAAAAGTGA
- a CDS encoding T9SS type A sorting domain-containing protein, with the protein MKKTFVRLFLTALTTAVTLTAASAQALSNGTLENWETRGPYQAPTDWFTTDDVAQAVIPGLPFAVNATTRTTDAHGGTYAARLANTNNVLLGMLPGILGIGGTVNPASNTIGGISFTGRPARVEFFYKLTGANAAADMPAAQVVLTKTVNGQQSLVASGELLITPANGYTLASVPLEYESSIAPDTIQIIFSSSTADEPMAGTVLFVDDVTVAGTALATVNAARNAAITVSPNPSNTGLFTLSTARDASWTRSAYTVTDVAGRVVYRGAAAPVNATGQRTVDLRGQKAGLYTLRLDTPEGPVVHKLLLQ; encoded by the coding sequence ATGAAAAAAACATTCGTACGCCTTTTCCTGACGGCTCTGACCACTGCCGTAACCCTGACTGCGGCCTCGGCCCAGGCTCTGTCGAACGGCACCCTCGAAAACTGGGAAACCCGCGGCCCCTACCAGGCGCCCACCGACTGGTTCACGACCGATGACGTAGCCCAGGCCGTTATTCCCGGCTTACCCTTTGCCGTGAATGCTACCACCCGCACCACCGACGCCCACGGCGGAACCTACGCGGCCCGGCTGGCCAATACCAACAACGTGCTGCTTGGTATGCTCCCCGGTATCTTGGGCATTGGGGGCACTGTTAACCCGGCCTCTAACACCATCGGAGGCATTTCCTTCACCGGCCGTCCGGCCCGTGTGGAGTTCTTTTACAAGCTTACCGGTGCCAACGCCGCCGCCGACATGCCCGCCGCTCAGGTGGTTCTGACTAAAACCGTAAATGGCCAGCAGAGCCTGGTAGCCAGCGGTGAACTGCTGATTACCCCCGCCAACGGATACACCCTGGCATCAGTACCCCTGGAATACGAGTCCTCCATTGCTCCGGACACCATCCAGATCATCTTTTCATCCAGCACTGCGGACGAGCCCATGGCTGGCACCGTGCTCTTCGTTGATGACGTGACCGTAGCCGGTACGGCCCTGGCTACCGTGAATGCTGCACGCAATGCAGCCATTACTGTGTCTCCAAACCCCAGCAACACGGGCCTGTTTACGCTCAGCACCGCCCGTGACGCCAGCTGGACCCGCTCGGCCTACACCGTTACCGACGTAGCGGGCCGGGTAGTGTACCGTGGCGCGGCGGCACCCGTCAACGCTACGGGCCAGCGCACCGTAGACCTACGGGGGCAAAAGGCCGGCTTGTATACCCTGCGCCTTGATACGCCCGAAGGACCGGTAGTTCACAAACTCCTGCTGCAGTGA
- a CDS encoding arylamine N-acetyltransferase family protein: MNPQPYLDRLQYAGATSVSLPTLRDLQAAHLFRVPFENLDIHQSRPIELGGSYAKVVEQRRGGFCYELNGAFAKLLRALGFEVKLISGRVHSAKNGFGPEFDHMACIVTLAGTDYLVDVGFGEFSLGPLALRLDEEQTDPRGRFRLIRHDEQYLLVQKFDGTDFRPEYLFSETPRELTEFAGMCHFHQTSPASHFTQKRLCSLATPSGRITITGNTLRLKEGEKLTETELAGPAEFNQALRQYFGIQL, from the coding sequence ATGAATCCGCAGCCGTATCTGGACCGCCTACAGTATGCTGGAGCAACCAGCGTGAGTTTGCCAACCCTGCGGGACTTGCAGGCGGCCCACTTATTCCGGGTGCCTTTCGAAAACCTGGACATTCACCAAAGCCGCCCAATCGAGCTGGGCGGCAGCTACGCCAAAGTGGTGGAGCAGCGGCGCGGCGGGTTTTGCTACGAGCTCAACGGCGCTTTTGCCAAACTCTTGCGGGCCCTGGGCTTTGAGGTCAAGCTGATTTCGGGCCGGGTGCACAGCGCCAAAAACGGATTTGGGCCCGAATTCGACCATATGGCCTGCATCGTCACCCTGGCCGGCACCGATTACCTGGTCGATGTAGGTTTCGGCGAGTTTAGCCTGGGTCCGCTGGCGCTCCGGCTCGACGAGGAGCAAACCGACCCGCGTGGCCGGTTCCGGCTGATCCGCCACGATGAGCAGTATCTGCTGGTGCAAAAGTTCGACGGCACGGACTTTCGGCCCGAATACCTGTTCAGTGAAACGCCGCGGGAGCTAACTGAATTTGCCGGAATGTGCCACTTTCACCAAACCAGCCCGGCGTCGCACTTCACCCAAAAGCGCCTGTGCTCCCTGGCCACTCCCAGCGGGCGAATCACGATTACCGGCAACACCCTTCGGCTAAAAGAAGGGGAGAAGCTGACCGAAACCGAGCTTGCCGGCCCGGCGGAGTTTAACCAAGCCCTGCGGCAGTATTTCGGCATACAGCTCTAA
- a CDS encoding rhomboid family intramembrane serine protease, with product MTTMAAESTLAELFAQKTDAELLYFAQNARRYPPALGAAAVRELQQRGLVPTELVEPHQPAVPPAAEQPWYQLAADTLGRLLWPSTSYFGTPLLLALNFLVFGLMVAAGVDAFQPRATDLISWGSNFSPLSLHQQPWRLLTSCFLHGGLTHLLLNSLALLFLGRLTEFLIGPLRLLLIYLLSGVGGSLTSAWWHTLGVNSVGASGAIFGLYGLLLALALTGAVPLSRQQRYGLFWLILLLVPSQLQAGLEGSGPTDNAAHLGGLLTGSLLGLLYALFTRKPAPVK from the coding sequence ATGACCACTATGGCTGCCGAGTCAACATTAGCCGAGCTATTCGCCCAGAAAACCGATGCGGAGCTGCTGTACTTTGCCCAGAATGCCCGCCGCTACCCGCCAGCCCTGGGCGCGGCGGCCGTGCGGGAACTGCAGCAGCGCGGCCTGGTACCCACCGAGCTGGTTGAGCCCCACCAGCCCGCAGTACCACCAGCCGCCGAGCAGCCCTGGTACCAGCTGGCCGCCGACACGCTCGGGCGCCTGCTCTGGCCTTCGACCTCCTACTTTGGCACCCCGCTCCTGCTAGCCCTGAACTTCCTCGTGTTTGGCCTGATGGTGGCTGCGGGAGTAGATGCTTTCCAGCCCCGGGCCACCGACCTCATTAGCTGGGGTTCCAACTTTTCGCCCCTGAGCCTGCATCAGCAGCCCTGGCGGCTGCTGACCAGCTGCTTTCTACACGGCGGACTTACCCATTTACTACTTAACAGCCTGGCCCTGCTGTTCCTGGGTCGGCTGACGGAATTCCTGATCGGGCCGCTCCGGCTGCTGCTGATCTACCTGCTCAGCGGGGTGGGCGGCAGCCTGACCAGCGCCTGGTGGCACACGCTGGGCGTCAACTCGGTGGGGGCTTCCGGGGCTATTTTCGGGCTGTACGGCCTGCTGCTGGCCCTCGCTCTGACGGGTGCCGTGCCGCTGAGCCGGCAGCAGCGCTACGGATTGTTCTGGCTGATTCTGCTGCTTGTACCCAGTCAGTTGCAGGCGGGACTGGAAGGCAGCGGCCCGACTGACAATGCGGCTCACCTTGGGGGCTTACTCACGGGTAGCCTGCTGGGGCTGCTTTACGCACTATTCACGCGCAAGCCGGCTCCAGTAAAATAG